A genomic window from Serratia liquefaciens includes:
- a CDS encoding phage tail tape measure protein: MSDKNLRLQVLLSAVDKITRPFKSMQASNKALAASVKATKDQLKQLDTQAGKIDGFRKTKNQVAAAAQALNTARDKARDLAIALKSTDGPTAKQARQFQKAREEAAKLQQKFADLRLSLQNQRTALQNSGVATNRLGEAQRSLRSNITGVTGALAAQQKRLDQQAQQQKRLNAARHQYDESNQRKVMAAGVGYTSMATGRAMVRGLVDALHVGYDFDAMMSKTQAVTRIPTKADPQMQSLRHQARTLPLSSKFTDLQVAEGQYFLGRTGYSPQQVLKAMPGMLNLAAAGDIDLGTTADIASNIQTAMGIPAEKMDRVADVLTALFTRNNVDIPMLGESLKYSAGVGREYGQSLETVSAATAIMGNAGIQGSQAGTAMRAILSRIGNSPTVKKLGVTTKDRDGNMRDLVDILKDIDKKTSKMGNVDRGKIFKDIAGMYAVTGFGELMRAVSDGKLQQMRGAPGEYDGEALRVSNTMLDNMKGDMTMLHAALENISVELFEKNDAWLRKTAKGISNFLHGIAEFLKAHPKISAALVKLGAAAAISTTVFGTLAIAVVGLLGPFALLRFSTRMLGIRLLPNLSLSMLKFASTTPITTKQVGSFGRSLLEAGKNALTFSKQHLGSAGRAVASFASSPLQTATKGIKGIGRVFTWLATSPLRFLRFALGSLGSMFGILVSPLGLITAAVVGAGLLIYKYWKPIKAFLGGVVDGFKTATAPIKDAFAPLMPIFTWIGDKVKALWGWFTDLLTPIKSTKEDLNGAASSGKKFGEFLAASIKLALTPLKLLIKSIKWVLGKLDEVKDKSEKTRILAQTNPAVADAARRAGVTMTPAAQGNSADAIRRRYTGEHDSGGRIPLGKFGVVGEYGPEIVNGPANVTSRKNTASMAAVAALFMGGPATAADAPLHPYSLPGSQYQRGATTSHHQGGATYIDIHAPIQIVAQAHHNPQDIAREVARQLDARERQARSRANSSFNDIE, encoded by the coding sequence ATGAGTGACAAAAACCTCCGATTGCAGGTTTTACTGAGTGCGGTCGATAAAATCACCCGCCCGTTTAAATCCATGCAGGCCAGCAATAAAGCGCTAGCCGCGTCGGTTAAAGCCACAAAAGACCAGCTAAAACAGCTTGATACTCAAGCCGGGAAAATTGACGGTTTCCGCAAGACCAAAAACCAGGTTGCCGCCGCCGCGCAGGCGCTGAACACGGCCCGCGATAAAGCGCGCGATCTGGCCATTGCATTGAAATCCACTGACGGCCCGACCGCCAAGCAGGCCCGCCAATTTCAGAAAGCCAGGGAAGAAGCGGCCAAGCTTCAACAGAAATTCGCTGATTTACGGCTTTCACTGCAAAACCAGCGCACCGCCCTGCAAAACAGCGGCGTGGCAACAAATCGATTGGGCGAGGCTCAGCGTTCTCTGCGGTCAAACATCACCGGGGTGACGGGTGCATTAGCCGCGCAGCAGAAACGATTAGACCAGCAGGCACAGCAACAAAAGCGGCTGAATGCCGCGCGCCATCAGTATGATGAAAGCAATCAGCGCAAAGTGATGGCCGCCGGGGTGGGCTATACGTCAATGGCTACCGGGCGCGCCATGGTCCGTGGACTGGTTGACGCCCTGCATGTGGGCTATGACTTCGATGCGATGATGAGTAAAACTCAGGCAGTGACGCGCATCCCAACCAAAGCCGATCCGCAAATGCAGTCATTGCGGCACCAGGCGCGAACCTTGCCGCTATCGTCAAAATTCACCGATCTCCAGGTGGCCGAGGGACAATATTTCCTTGGCAGAACAGGCTATTCACCCCAGCAAGTTTTAAAAGCGATGCCGGGGATGTTGAATCTGGCCGCTGCCGGTGACATTGACCTTGGCACCACCGCCGATATTGCGTCAAACATCCAAACCGCCATGGGGATCCCTGCGGAAAAAATGGACAGGGTGGCCGACGTGCTAACCGCCCTGTTTACCCGTAACAACGTTGATATTCCCATGCTGGGCGAATCACTGAAATATTCCGCCGGCGTGGGGCGTGAGTATGGGCAAAGCCTGGAAACCGTATCCGCTGCCACGGCAATTATGGGTAATGCTGGCATTCAGGGGAGCCAGGCGGGTACAGCGATGCGTGCCATTCTAAGCCGTATCGGTAACAGCCCCACGGTTAAAAAGCTGGGCGTAACAACCAAAGATAGAGACGGCAACATGCGTGATTTGGTCGATATTCTAAAAGATATCGACAAAAAAACGTCAAAAATGGGGAACGTCGATCGCGGCAAGATTTTTAAAGACATTGCCGGTATGTATGCCGTCACCGGATTTGGTGAGCTGATGCGGGCAGTGTCAGACGGCAAGCTGCAACAGATGCGCGGCGCGCCAGGTGAGTACGACGGGGAGGCCCTGCGGGTTTCCAATACCATGCTGGATAACATGAAAGGCGACATGACGATGTTACATGCCGCTCTGGAAAATATCAGCGTTGAATTATTTGAAAAAAATGACGCCTGGCTGCGCAAAACAGCAAAAGGCATCAGCAACTTTTTACATGGCATTGCTGAGTTCCTTAAAGCACATCCAAAAATCAGCGCCGCCCTCGTAAAGCTTGGCGCAGCGGCCGCCATTTCAACCACCGTTTTCGGTACGTTGGCCATCGCCGTTGTCGGTCTGTTGGGGCCGTTCGCCCTGCTCCGATTCAGCACACGCATGTTGGGGATCCGCCTGCTGCCCAACCTGTCACTCAGCATGCTGAAATTTGCCAGCACCACCCCGATCACCACAAAACAGGTTGGTAGTTTCGGCCGTTCACTGCTGGAAGCGGGAAAGAATGCACTGACCTTTTCTAAACAGCACCTTGGCAGCGCCGGGCGCGCCGTCGCGTCTTTCGCATCATCACCGCTACAGACTGCAACCAAAGGGATTAAGGGCATTGGCCGCGTCTTTACCTGGCTGGCTACGTCCCCGTTGCGGTTCTTGCGTTTCGCCCTGGGCAGCCTGGGGAGCATGTTCGGTATTTTGGTTAGCCCTCTTGGCCTGATCACTGCCGCTGTCGTCGGTGCAGGCCTGCTGATTTATAAATACTGGAAACCCATCAAAGCTTTCCTGGGTGGTGTAGTTGATGGGTTCAAAACTGCGACAGCCCCCATCAAAGACGCCTTCGCGCCACTGATGCCAATATTCACCTGGATTGGTGACAAAGTTAAAGCGCTGTGGGGCTGGTTTACCGACCTGCTCACGCCGATAAAGTCGACAAAAGAAGATTTGAATGGCGCGGCATCCTCGGGGAAAAAGTTCGGCGAATTTCTGGCAGCCAGCATTAAATTAGCACTTACACCGCTAAAATTACTCATAAAATCAATCAAGTGGGTACTGGGCAAACTGGATGAAGTTAAGGACAAATCGGAAAAAACACGCATCTTGGCGCAAACCAATCCCGCCGTTGCAGATGCAGCCCGCCGCGCTGGCGTAACTATGACGCCGGCAGCGCAGGGTAATTCTGCTGATGCCATACGCCGTCGTTACACCGGTGAACATGACAGCGGCGGCAGGATCCCCCTGGGGAAATTTGGCGTCGTGGGTGAGTATGGCCCGGAAATTGTCAACGGGCCGGCGAATGTCACCAGTCGCAAGAATACCGCCTCCATGGCGGCAGTCGCCGCGTTATTTATGGGTGGCCCTGCCACCGCTGCGGACGCCCCCTTGCATCCCTACAGCCTGCCGGGGAGTCAGTATCAACGAGGGGCCACTACATCACATCACCAGGGCGGAGCTACTTACATCGACATTCACGCCCCTATTCAGATTGTCGCTCAGGCCCACCACAACCCGCAGGACATTGCGCGGGAAGTTGCTCGGCAACTGGATGCACGGGAACGGCAGGCAAGATCCAGAGCGAACAGCAGTTTTAACGATATCGAGTGA
- a CDS encoding phage tail protein translates to MMMALGMFVFMLQTVPYQEFQHQMAWRHPTNSRVGLRPQSQFLGPDDETITLSGVLLPALTGGRVSLMAIQLMAETGKAWSLIEGSGAIHGMFVIESLSRTKTVFFADGSARRIEFTITLKRTDEGLKDMFGDLSQQFEDLAEQVSDTVGGYLS, encoded by the coding sequence ATGATGATGGCATTAGGCATGTTCGTATTCATGCTGCAAACCGTTCCATACCAGGAGTTTCAGCACCAGATGGCCTGGCGGCATCCGACCAATAGCCGCGTCGGGCTTCGCCCACAAAGCCAGTTTCTGGGGCCGGATGATGAAACCATCACGCTAAGCGGCGTTTTGCTGCCGGCATTAACCGGGGGCCGTGTTTCCCTGATGGCTATCCAATTAATGGCGGAAACCGGCAAGGCCTGGTCATTGATTGAGGGGAGTGGCGCAATACATGGCATGTTCGTGATCGAGAGCCTGAGCCGTACCAAAACTGTATTCTTTGCGGATGGCTCCGCCCGTCGTATTGAGTTCACGATCACGCTCAAGCGCACGGATGAAGGACTAAAAGACATGTTCGGCGATTTGTCTCAGCAATTTGAAGACCTGGCCGAGCAGGTTTCCGATACCGTCGGCGGGTACCTGTCATGA
- the mltG gene encoding endolytic transglycosylase MltG gives MKKSKLKFVSIIVVLVAGLLFWAYQKVERFADTPLAIQQEAIFKLPAGTGRVALEGLLVRDKLIRNGMWFPWLLRVEPQLAEFKAGTYRFTPGMTVREMLKLLASGKEAQFSARFIEGSRLRDWLAVLQQSKYLKHTLAGKSETEIAVALGLPEGTNPEGRLYPDTYLYTAGMSDIALLKRAHLRMTKALEEVWQGRDTSLPYKTPEELLTMASIIEKETAVPEERTKVASVFINRLRIGMRLQTDPTVIYGMGNSYNGDITRKDLETPTAYNTYVINGLPPTPIAMPGKASLAAAANPAKTPYLYFVADGKGGHQFTTNLASHNQAVRAYRQALKEKNEK, from the coding sequence ATGAAGAAAAGTAAGCTGAAGTTCGTTTCTATTATTGTTGTTCTGGTAGCGGGCCTGTTGTTTTGGGCATACCAGAAGGTCGAACGTTTCGCGGACACGCCATTGGCGATCCAGCAGGAAGCCATTTTTAAACTGCCGGCGGGCACCGGACGGGTGGCGCTGGAAGGGCTGCTGGTTCGTGACAAGCTGATCCGCAACGGCATGTGGTTCCCGTGGCTGTTGCGTGTGGAGCCGCAACTGGCGGAGTTTAAGGCGGGTACCTACCGCTTTACGCCTGGCATGACGGTGCGCGAGATGCTCAAACTGCTGGCCAGCGGCAAAGAAGCCCAGTTCAGCGCGCGCTTTATCGAAGGTTCTCGCCTGCGTGACTGGCTGGCGGTGCTGCAACAGTCCAAATACCTCAAACATACGCTGGCGGGCAAAAGCGAAACGGAAATTGCCGTGGCATTAGGCTTGCCGGAGGGGACTAACCCTGAAGGGCGCCTGTACCCAGATACCTATCTGTACACTGCGGGCATGAGCGACATTGCGTTGTTAAAGCGTGCTCATTTGCGAATGACCAAGGCGCTGGAAGAGGTCTGGCAAGGTCGCGACACCAGCCTGCCGTACAAAACGCCCGAAGAGCTGCTGACCATGGCCTCGATCATTGAGAAAGAGACCGCAGTGCCGGAAGAACGCACCAAGGTGGCTTCGGTCTTTATTAACCGCCTGCGCATTGGCATGCGTTTGCAGACCGATCCAACGGTGATTTACGGCATGGGCAATAGTTATAATGGCGATATCACCCGCAAAGATTTGGAAACGCCGACGGCGTACAACACCTATGTGATCAACGGCCTGCCGCCAACGCCGATTGCCATGCCTGGCAAGGCTTCGCTGGCCGCCGCCGCCAATCCGGCGAAAACCCCTTATCTGTACTTTGTTGCCGACGGCAAAGGTGGGCATCAATTTACCACTAACCTGGCCAGCCATAATCAGGCGGTGCGCGCCTATCGCCAGGCGTTGAAGGAAAAGAATGAAAAGTAA
- the holB gene encoding DNA polymerase III subunit delta', protein MNWYPWLNTPYRQLVGQYAADRGHHALLLHAAAGNGEEALAYGLSRWLICQRRNGEKSCGECHSCRLMLAGNHPDYHVLTPEKGKSSLGVEPIRQVIEILYSHAQQGGAKVIWLPQAELLTEAAANALLKTLEEPPEKTYFLLSCREPSRLLATLRSRCLYWHLASPDEQLSLQWLNRQTSGNPVDLLTALRLHDGAPLAAEQLLQPERWQQRSALCAALNTALPQHDMLSLLPVLNHEDVAERLHWLCALLVDAMKWQQGAASFALNQDQQPLVHQLASRLSSNSLQQVVQQWLNCRHQLLSVVGVNRELLLTEQLLGWEQMLGATGYSHPHSL, encoded by the coding sequence ATGAACTGGTACCCGTGGCTGAATACCCCTTACCGGCAGTTGGTCGGGCAATATGCTGCCGATCGCGGTCATCATGCTTTGCTGCTGCATGCGGCGGCAGGCAATGGCGAAGAGGCGCTGGCCTACGGGCTGAGCCGCTGGCTGATTTGCCAGCGCCGTAACGGTGAGAAAAGCTGCGGCGAATGTCATAGCTGCCGGTTAATGCTGGCGGGCAATCACCCGGATTATCACGTGCTGACGCCGGAAAAGGGCAAAAGCAGCCTGGGCGTAGAGCCCATTCGTCAGGTGATTGAGATCCTTTACTCCCATGCGCAGCAGGGCGGAGCCAAGGTGATCTGGTTGCCGCAGGCGGAGCTGCTGACCGAGGCGGCCGCCAATGCGTTGTTGAAAACCCTGGAAGAACCACCGGAAAAAACCTATTTCCTGTTGAGTTGCCGTGAGCCTTCACGCCTGTTGGCGACGTTGCGCAGCCGCTGTTTGTACTGGCACCTGGCCAGCCCGGACGAACAGCTCAGCCTGCAGTGGTTGAACCGGCAAACGTCGGGTAATCCGGTCGATCTGCTGACCGCATTGCGTTTGCACGATGGCGCTCCTCTGGCCGCCGAGCAGTTGTTGCAGCCGGAACGTTGGCAACAGCGTAGCGCGCTGTGTGCTGCCCTGAACACCGCTTTGCCGCAGCATGACATGCTGTCCTTGCTGCCGGTGTTGAATCACGAAGACGTCGCCGAGCGGCTACACTGGTTATGCGCATTGCTGGTAGACGCCATGAAGTGGCAGCAGGGGGCGGCGAGTTTTGCCCTCAACCAGGATCAGCAACCCTTGGTGCACCAACTGGCCAGCCGTTTGAGCAGCAATTCACTGCAGCAAGTCGTGCAGCAATGGCTTAATTGCCGCCATCAGTTGCTCAGCGTGGTCGGCGTTAACCGTGAGCTGCTGCTGACCGAACAGTTACTTGGCTGGGAGCAGATGCTAGGCGCTACCGGCTATTCTCACCCTCATTCGCTGTAA
- a CDS encoding ogr/Delta-like zinc finger family protein, which translates to MMHCPLCGQAAHTRSSSYITTTTKERYNQCTNINCGCTFVSHETFTRTISQPQTVDPVQPHPKSNGQTSLIFG; encoded by the coding sequence ATGATGCATTGCCCGCTGTGCGGCCAAGCCGCACACACTCGCTCATCAAGCTATATCACCACAACCACCAAAGAACGTTATAACCAATGCACCAATATCAATTGCGGTTGCACGTTCGTGAGCCATGAAACCTTTACCCGTACCATTTCCCAACCGCAAACCGTGGATCCCGTCCAGCCTCACCCCAAAAGCAACGGACAAACCTCATTAATCTTTGGCTAA
- a CDS encoding phage late control D family protein: protein MSLIDTLDKFGGDNTPAYTLSIEGVDITGKVKEKLINLTLTDNRGFEADQINIELDDSEGNLKLPRRGVSLAVALGWKDTGVIDKGTFVVDEIGHAGAPDVLTITARSADFRQTLNVQRDASYHKKTIGDIVRTIAGRNKLAAIINKNVANIQIEHIDQTTESDGSFITRLAKENGAVAAIKNGNLLFFKQGQNMTAGGKSIPAIIINRQSGDSHQFTLTDRGAYTGVVANWLNTRTAQSEQVKVKRRRVKKPVVVDEKQGEYLIGSDENVLVLRHTYASKYNAQRAAKANWERIQRGVATFSIQLARGRADIYPEAPVTVSGFKKEIDEANWTLVKVTHSLNNSGFTTALDLEVKIDDLEME from the coding sequence ATGAGCCTGATCGATACGTTAGACAAATTCGGCGGCGACAATACCCCGGCGTACACACTTAGCATTGAGGGCGTTGATATCACCGGGAAGGTGAAAGAAAAATTAATCAACCTGACGCTAACGGATAACCGGGGCTTTGAGGCTGACCAGATAAATATTGAACTTGACGATAGCGAAGGCAATTTGAAGCTGCCCCGCCGTGGCGTCAGCCTGGCTGTTGCACTTGGCTGGAAAGATACCGGGGTGATCGATAAAGGGACGTTTGTCGTTGATGAAATCGGCCATGCTGGCGCACCTGACGTATTGACCATAACAGCCCGCAGTGCCGATTTTCGGCAAACATTGAATGTGCAACGCGATGCCTCCTACCATAAAAAAACCATAGGGGACATTGTCCGAACCATTGCCGGCCGCAATAAGTTGGCGGCAATCATCAATAAGAATGTGGCAAACATTCAGATCGAGCATATCGACCAAACTACCGAGTCAGACGGGAGTTTTATCACCCGACTGGCAAAAGAGAATGGCGCTGTGGCCGCCATAAAAAACGGCAATCTGCTGTTTTTTAAACAGGGGCAAAATATGACCGCCGGGGGAAAATCGATCCCGGCAATCATCATTAATCGTCAGTCAGGTGATAGCCATCAATTCACGCTAACCGATAGGGGAGCTTATACCGGCGTTGTGGCCAACTGGCTGAATACCCGCACTGCGCAAAGCGAACAGGTGAAGGTTAAACGCCGTCGGGTAAAAAAACCTGTGGTTGTCGATGAAAAACAGGGGGAATACCTGATCGGCAGTGATGAGAATGTATTGGTACTGCGCCATACCTACGCATCAAAATATAACGCACAGCGCGCGGCAAAGGCCAACTGGGAACGTATTCAGCGTGGTGTTGCGACCTTCTCTATTCAGCTTGCGCGTGGACGTGCAGACATTTACCCAGAAGCACCGGTCACTGTTTCAGGTTTCAAAAAAGAGATCGATGAGGCCAACTGGACGTTGGTTAAAGTGACTCACTCACTGAACAACAGCGGTTTTACTACCGCCCTCGATTTGGAGGTCAAGATTGATGATCTGGAAATGGAGTGA
- a CDS encoding GpE family phage tail protein, translating into MTADIAAVFHWPPTVTDLMPLAELLEWRHRAIIRSGASDE; encoded by the coding sequence CTGACGGCGGACATTGCCGCCGTTTTCCACTGGCCGCCAACCGTTACCGACCTGATGCCGCTGGCCGAGCTGTTGGAATGGCGGCACAGAGCCATTATCCGCAGCGGGGCAAGTGATGAGTGA
- the tmk gene encoding dTMP kinase, with protein MKSKFVVIEGLEGAGKTTARDTVVDVLRQHGINDIVFTREPGGTPLAEKLRDLFKRGVDGELPTIKAEVLMLYAARVQLVETVIKPALARGAWVVGDRHDLSSQAYQGGGRGVDQQLMASLRDTVLGDFQPDLTLYLDLPPLVGLQRARARGELDRIEQEALPFFERTRARYLELAAQDETIVTVDAAQSLEQVTAAIRDSLSKWLQQEGA; from the coding sequence ATGAAAAGTAAATTTGTGGTTATCGAAGGGCTAGAGGGCGCGGGCAAAACTACCGCTCGCGATACCGTGGTCGACGTACTGCGCCAGCACGGCATCAACGATATTGTCTTTACCCGTGAACCCGGTGGCACGCCGTTGGCGGAAAAGCTGCGCGACCTGTTCAAGCGCGGTGTGGACGGTGAGCTACCGACCATCAAAGCCGAGGTGCTGATGCTGTACGCAGCTCGCGTGCAATTGGTGGAAACGGTGATCAAACCGGCGTTGGCGCGCGGTGCCTGGGTGGTTGGCGATCGTCACGATTTGTCTTCGCAGGCCTATCAGGGCGGTGGTCGTGGTGTCGATCAACAACTGATGGCTTCATTGCGTGACACCGTGTTGGGCGATTTCCAACCGGACCTGACGCTTTATCTGGATTTACCGCCGTTAGTGGGGTTGCAACGCGCCCGCGCCCGCGGCGAATTGGATCGCATCGAACAAGAAGCGCTACCGTTCTTTGAGCGCACTCGCGCGCGCTATCTGGAACTGGCGGCGCAGGACGAGACCATCGTCACCGTTGACGCGGCCCAATCGCTGGAGCAGGTGACGGCAGCGATTCGTGACAGCCTCAGCAAATGGCTGCAGCAGGAAGGCGCGTAA
- the ptsG gene encoding PTS glucose transporter subunit IIBC — protein MFKNAFANLQKVGKSLMLPVSVLPIAGILLGVGSANFSWLPAVVSHVMAEAGGSVFANMPLIFAIGVALGFTNNDGVSALAAVVAYGIMVKTMAVVAPLVLHLPAEEIAAKHLADTGVLGGIISGSIAAYMFNRFFRIQLPEYLGFFAGKRFVPIISGLAAIVLGVVLSFIWPPIGTAIQTFSQWAAYQNPVVAFGIYGVVERALVPFGLHHIWNVPFQMQIGEYTNAAGQVFHGDIPRYMAGDPTAGKLSGGFLFKMYGLPAAAIAIWHSAKPENRAKVGGIMISAALTSFLTGITEPIEFSFMFVAPILYAIHAILAGLAFPICILLGMRDGTSFSHGLIDFIVLSGNSSKIWLFPVVGIIYGLVYYTIFRVLIAKLDLKTPGREDTASEQVAQGGSEMSAALVQAFGGKENITNLDACITRLRVSVADVSKVDQAGLKKLGAAGVVVAGSGVQAIFGTKSDNLKTDMDEYIRNH, from the coding sequence ATGTTCAAGAACGCATTTGCAAACCTGCAAAAAGTAGGTAAGTCGCTAATGCTGCCGGTGTCCGTATTGCCTATCGCAGGTATCCTGCTGGGCGTCGGTTCCGCCAACTTTAGCTGGCTACCTGCGGTAGTCTCCCACGTGATGGCGGAAGCCGGCGGTTCCGTTTTCGCCAATATGCCGCTGATCTTCGCCATCGGTGTTGCCTTGGGCTTCACCAATAACGACGGTGTCTCCGCGTTAGCCGCAGTAGTGGCTTACGGCATCATGGTGAAAACCATGGCGGTAGTGGCGCCTTTGGTGCTGCACCTGCCGGCTGAAGAAATCGCGGCCAAACACCTGGCGGATACAGGTGTGCTCGGGGGGATTATCTCCGGCTCCATCGCGGCCTATATGTTTAACCGCTTCTTCCGCATTCAATTGCCGGAATACCTGGGCTTCTTTGCCGGTAAGCGCTTTGTGCCGATCATCTCCGGCCTGGCGGCAATCGTTCTGGGCGTAGTGCTGTCCTTCATCTGGCCTCCTATCGGTACGGCTATCCAGACCTTTTCCCAGTGGGCTGCGTATCAGAACCCGGTAGTGGCATTTGGTATCTACGGCGTGGTTGAACGTGCGCTGGTGCCGTTCGGTCTGCACCACATCTGGAACGTACCTTTCCAAATGCAGATTGGTGAATACACCAACGCGGCGGGCCAGGTGTTCCACGGTGACATCCCACGTTATATGGCGGGTGACCCGACTGCGGGTAAACTGTCCGGTGGCTTCCTGTTCAAAATGTACGGTCTGCCTGCTGCGGCGATTGCCATCTGGCACTCGGCCAAGCCGGAAAACCGCGCAAAAGTCGGCGGCATCATGATCTCCGCTGCGCTGACCTCGTTCCTGACCGGTATCACCGAACCGATCGAGTTCTCCTTCATGTTCGTTGCGCCGATCCTGTACGCAATCCACGCCATTCTGGCTGGCCTGGCGTTCCCGATCTGTATCCTGTTGGGGATGCGTGACGGCACCAGCTTCTCGCACGGTCTGATCGACTTTATCGTGCTGAGTGGTAACAGCAGCAAAATCTGGCTGTTCCCAGTGGTCGGTATCATCTACGGTCTGGTGTACTACACCATCTTCCGCGTGCTGATTGCCAAACTGGATCTGAAAACACCAGGTCGCGAAGACACGGCTTCTGAGCAGGTTGCCCAGGGCGGTTCAGAAATGTCTGCTGCACTGGTTCAGGCTTTCGGCGGTAAAGAGAACATCACCAACCTGGATGCCTGTATCACTCGACTGCGCGTTAGCGTGGCGGATGTGAGCAAGGTTGACCAGGCTGGCTTGAAAAAACTGGGTGCTGCCGGCGTTGTCGTCGCAGGCTCGGGGGTTCAGGCTATCTTTGGTACCAAATCTGACAACCTGAAAACGGATATGGACGAATACATCCGCAACCATTAA
- a CDS encoding metal-dependent hydrolase — translation MLLVDSHCHLDGLDYQTLHQNVDDALAKAKARDVGYVLAVATTLPGYQAMTQLIGQRDDVAFSCGVHPLNLEGGYDYAELRRLAAAEQVVALGETGLDYFYQKDNLELQQASFREHIRIGRDLNKPVIVHTRDAREDTLAILREENAQDCGGVLHCFTEDCATAEALLDLGFYISFSGILTFRNAEQLRDVARYVPLDRILVETDSPYLAPVPHRGKENQPAYVRDVAEYMAVLKGVSLETLAETTTANFSRLFHIEL, via the coding sequence ATGTTGTTAGTAGATTCTCATTGCCACCTCGATGGCCTGGATTACCAAACCCTGCACCAAAATGTGGATGACGCGCTGGCCAAAGCCAAGGCGCGCGATGTCGGTTACGTACTGGCGGTCGCTACCACCTTGCCGGGCTATCAGGCCATGACGCAGTTGATTGGCCAACGCGACGACGTGGCTTTCTCCTGCGGTGTGCATCCGCTCAATCTGGAAGGCGGTTACGACTATGCGGAACTGCGCCGTTTGGCGGCGGCAGAGCAGGTGGTGGCGCTGGGGGAAACCGGGCTGGATTATTTCTATCAGAAAGACAATCTTGAACTGCAGCAAGCGTCGTTCCGTGAGCATATCCGCATCGGTCGCGATCTGAACAAACCGGTGATCGTGCATACCCGTGATGCGCGTGAAGACACGTTGGCGATCCTGCGGGAAGAAAATGCCCAGGACTGTGGCGGCGTACTGCACTGCTTCACTGAAGATTGCGCCACTGCTGAAGCCCTGTTGGACTTAGGGTTCTACATTTCCTTTTCCGGCATCCTGACCTTCCGCAACGCCGAGCAGCTGCGTGATGTGGCGCGTTATGTGCCGCTGGACCGCATTCTGGTGGAAACCGACTCGCCGTATCTGGCTCCGGTGCCGCATCGCGGTAAAGAAAACCAACCTGCCTACGTGCGCGATGTGGCTGAATACATGGCGGTATTGAAGGGCGTGAGCCTGGAAACGCTGGCCGAAACCACCACCGCCAACTTTTCACGCTTATTTCACATCGAACTCTGA